Proteins encoded in a region of the Pseudopipra pipra isolate bDixPip1 chromosome 18, bDixPip1.hap1, whole genome shotgun sequence genome:
- the ARPC3 gene encoding actin-related protein 2/3 complex subunit 3, which yields MPAYHSTLMDSDTKLVGNMALLPIRSQFKGPAPRETKDTDIIDEAIYYFKANVFFKNYEIKNEADRTLIYVTLYISECLKKLQKCNSKGQGEKEMYTLGITNFPIPGEPGFPLNAIYAKPANKQEEEVMRAYLQQLRQETGLRLCEKVFDPQSDKPSKWWICFVKRQFMNKSLSGPGQ from the exons ATGCCG GCTTACCACTCCACGTTAATGGACTCGGACACCAAGCTAGTTGGGAACATGGCACTGTTACCCATCAGAAGCCAGTTCAAGGGCCCAGCACCTCGGGAAA cTAAGGACACTGATATCATAGACGAAGCCATCTACTACTTCAAAGctaatgttttcttcaaaaattatgaaattaag AACGAGGCTGACAGAACACTGATCTACGTAACCCTTTACATTTCTGAGTGCCTGAAGAAGCTGCAAAAG TGTAACTCCAAAGGccaaggagagaaagaaatgtacACACTAGGAATAACTAACTTCCCaatccctggggagcctggctTTCCGCTTAATGCCATTTACGCCAAACCTGCCAACAAGCAGGAGGAAG AGGTGATGAGGGCCtacctgcagcagctgaggcaAGAGACTGGCCTTCGCCTCTGTGAAAAAGTGTTTGATCCTCAAAGTGACAAGCCCAGCAAG TGGTGGATCTGCTTTGTGAAGAGGCAGTTCATGAACAAGAGTCTCTCAGGCCCTGGGCAGTGA
- the GPN3 gene encoding GPN-loop GTPase 3, translating into MPRYAQLVMGPAGSGKSTYCSTMVQHCEALGRAVQVVNLDPAAELFSYPVMADIRELIEVDDVMEDESLRFGPNGGLVFCMEYFANNFNWLEESLGHVEDDYILFDCPGQIELYTHLPVMKQLVEQLQQWEFRVCGVFLVDSQFMVESFKFISGILAALSAMISLEIPQINIMTKMDLLSKKAKKEIEKYLDPDMYSMIEDSTNILKSKRFKKLTKSICGLIDDYGMVRFLPFDRSDEESINIVLQHIDFTIQYGEDLEFKEPKEYEEDKSALVDEYFQDRVDE; encoded by the exons ATGCCCCGGTACGCGCAGCTGGTGATGGGCCCGGCGGGCAGCGGGAAG AGCACGTACTGCTCCACCATGGTGCAGCACTGCGAGGCGCTGGGCCGCGCCGTGCAGGTGGTGAACCTGGACCCGGCGGCCGAGCTGTTCAGCTACCCCGTGATGGCAG ACATCCGTGAGCTGATAGAGGTGGACGATGTGATGGAGGATGAATCCCTGAGGTTTGGCCCCAATGGAGGTTTGGTGTTCTGCATGGAGTACTTTGCCAACAACTTTAACTGGCTGGAGGAGAGCCTGGGGCATGTGGAGGATGATTATATATTGTTTGACTGCCCAG GTCAGATCGAGCTCTACACGCACCTGCCAGTGATGAAACAGCTggtggagcagctccagcagtggGAATTCCGTGTCTGTGGAGTCTTCCTTGTGGATTCTCAGTTTATGGTGGAATCGTTTAAG TTTATCTCTGGAATTCTGGCAGCACTCAGTGCAATGATATCTTTAGAGATTCCACAGATTAACATCATGACCAAAATGGATTTGCTGAGCAAGAAAGCCAAGAAGGAAATAGAAAA GTACTTAGATCCAGACATGTATTCTATGATTGAAGATTCTACAAATATATTGAAAAGCAAAAGGTTTAAGAAGCTGACAAAATCTATATGTGGATTG ATTGATGACTATGGAATGGTTCGATTTCTGCCTTTCGATCGCTCTGACGAGGAAAGTATCAACATCGTCCTGCAGCACATAGACTTCACCATCCAGTATGGAGAGGATCTGGAATTCAAAGAGCCAAAG GAATATGAAGAAGATAAATCTGCTCTTGTGGATGAATACTTTCAGGATCGTGTGgatgagtaa
- the CCDC62 gene encoding coiled-coil domain-containing protein 62 isoform X1: protein MEQILRVRSSLRGAGLRSLHGGRGSPEQVPVSANAWQRSGPRSPMSSSLLRSSSSQALSPDHENSIIKKQRQELQLLIAELKERDRELNDMVAVHQRHIQAWEGDRHKILTLAERCSLLTSELNNKNAIIKSLTKRLKFVESQQNDSQATLENTQQKFKELTQKVTDSSVHCQALEEKNQDLHCSVLELSVKTGQLQAREQELLTMLRLKDNALIETTDHINEFTRKLKKLESALRAVKSEDFCLNREQKELRLTLKELMLQTNKLKDVLSEKMEENSKQHEEILHLKHENGCLKSELALAVEKAERKDELYLFAKSKQARIEKELSSLREIISKQSDLQLPYGNSESPQASRQKHEKMASRRSTGVTFSASESHSKTHMGRTEGSHRMYKEWGTAPFPESRVKTTLEMCGVDNRQLLNASDLEETTSAFLKPCQKVVKGLAVLTEEGEKQDVASSFDELDSEIFREANNTRPLRNREIGDKGVESRDQQTFETSIPPYEHWRNIRTRVDLQSTLIQNGTTSDKTGKKNKTWEERPGIQFGQKRRESSGIRKSESDSCIGNSSTSGSARWKPVSDQEWLEIFKPIERDGSVCSGKDCSCLDSTQ, encoded by the exons ATGGAACAAATCTTAAG AGTTCGGAGCAGCCTCAGGGGTGCTGGGCTCAGGAGCCTCCATGGTGGACGTGGCAGCCCCGAACAGGTCCCGGTGTCCGCGAATGCCTGGCAGCGCTCTGGCCCCCGGTCCCCCATGAGTTCATCACTGCTGCGCTCTTCTTCGTCCCAG GCACTTAGCCCAGATCATGAGAACAGCATCATTAAGAAACAGAGACAAGAACTCCAGCTTTTAATTGCAGAACTGAAAGAGCGTGACAGGGAGCTCAATGACATGGTTGCTGTGCATCAGAGACACATCCAGGCCTGGGAAGGTGATCGCCACAAAATACTGACTTTAGCAGAACGATGCAGCTTGTTGACCA GTGAGCTGAACAACAAAAATGCAATTATAAAATCACTGACCAAAAGGTTAAAGTTCGTAGAATCTCAGCAGAACGACAGTCAGGCAACACTTGAAAATACACAACAGAAGTTTAAAGAGCTGACTCAAAAAGTAACAGATTCATCTGTTCACTGCCAGGCTCTGGAG GAGAAAAATCAGGATCTCCACTGCTCAGTTTTGGAGCTGTCAGTTAAAACAGGCCAACTGCAAGCAAGAGAACAGGAGCTCCTCACTATGCTTAGGCTGAAG GACAATGCTTTAATTGAAACAACTGATCACATTAATGAGTTTACGCGCAAATTAAAAAAGCTGGAGAGTGCATTGCGTGCAGTGAAGTCAGAGGATTTCTGTCTcaacagagaacagaaagagCTCAGACTGACACTGAAAGAGCTAATGCTTCAAACAAATAAGCTGAAAG ATGTCCTCTCTGAAAAGATGGAGGAGAACAGCAAGCAGCATGAAGAAATCCTTCACCTGAAACATGAAAATGGCTGCTTGAAGAGTGAGCTGGCACTGGCAG TGGAGAAAGCCGAGAGGAAAGATGAACTTTATCTGTTTGCCAAGTCTAAACAAGCGCGGATTGAAAAGGAGTTATCCAGTTTGCGAGAG ATCATTTCAAAACAGAGTGACTTACAGCTCCCTTATGGCAACTCAGAGAGCCCTCAGGCCTCAAGGCAAAAGCATGAAAAGATGGCAAGCAGAAGGag CACAGGGGTGACATTCTCTGCCTCTGAAAGCCACAGCAAGACACACATGGGTAGGACTGAGGGCAGCCACAGGATGTACAAGGAGTGGGGAACTGCACCATTTCCAGAAAGTAGGGTAAAAACCACCCTTGAGATGTGTGGAGTAGATAATAGACAGTTACTGAATGCATCTGACTTGGAGGAAACTACCTCAGCCTTCTTAAAGCCGTGTCAAAAAGTTGTGAAAGGCTTGGCTGTCCTCAcggaagaaggagaaaagcaggatgTTGCATCAAGCTTTGATGAGCTAGACAGTGAAATATTTCGTGAGGCAAACAATACAAGACCATTGAGAAACAGGGAAATTGGTGACAAGGGAGTGGAAAGCAGAGACCAGCAAACCTTTGAGACATCTATACCTCCATATGAGCATTGGCGTAACATCAGAACTCGTGTAGATTTGCAAAGTACTTTGATCCAGAACGGCACCACGTCTGACAAAACtggtaagaaaaataaaacctgggaAGAGAGACCTGGAATTCAGTTTGGCCAAAAAAGGAGAGAGTCTTCTGGGATTCGCAAGTCTGAATCTGACTCCTGCATTGGTAACTCCAGCACAAGTGGAAGTGCCCGGTGGAAGCCAGTGTCAGATCAGGAATGGTTGGAGATTTTCAAACCCATAGAAAGAGATGGAAGCGTATGCAGTGGAAAAGATTGCAGCTGTTTGGATTCTACTCAATAG
- the CCDC62 gene encoding coiled-coil domain-containing protein 62 isoform X2: MEQILRVRSSLRGAGLRSLHGGRGSPEQVPVSANAWQRSGPRSPMSSSLLRSSSSQALSPDHENSIIKKQRQELQLLIAELKERDRELNDMVAVHQRHIQAWEGDRHKILTLAERCSLLTSELNNKNAIIKSLTKRLKFVESQQNDSQATLENTQQKFKELTQKVTDSSVHCQALEEKNQDLHCSVLELSVKTGQLQAREQELLTMLRLKDNALIETTDHINEFTRKLKKLESALRAVKSEDFCLNREQKELRLTLKELMLQTNKLKDVLSEKMEENSKQHEEILHLKHENGCLKSELALAVEKAERKDELYLFAKSKQARIEKELSSLREIISKQSDLQLPYGNSESPQASRQKHEKMASRRSEENTGVSFYHLDSPRLTTAQESNTSQRSVEFTGEDSPLHISDLAVTKPTNRCCSAAVDTDTSSMLMKLHRAVAESGQMIARLNLSLLPQSPHFIPKSSHMDIV; the protein is encoded by the exons ATGGAACAAATCTTAAG AGTTCGGAGCAGCCTCAGGGGTGCTGGGCTCAGGAGCCTCCATGGTGGACGTGGCAGCCCCGAACAGGTCCCGGTGTCCGCGAATGCCTGGCAGCGCTCTGGCCCCCGGTCCCCCATGAGTTCATCACTGCTGCGCTCTTCTTCGTCCCAG GCACTTAGCCCAGATCATGAGAACAGCATCATTAAGAAACAGAGACAAGAACTCCAGCTTTTAATTGCAGAACTGAAAGAGCGTGACAGGGAGCTCAATGACATGGTTGCTGTGCATCAGAGACACATCCAGGCCTGGGAAGGTGATCGCCACAAAATACTGACTTTAGCAGAACGATGCAGCTTGTTGACCA GTGAGCTGAACAACAAAAATGCAATTATAAAATCACTGACCAAAAGGTTAAAGTTCGTAGAATCTCAGCAGAACGACAGTCAGGCAACACTTGAAAATACACAACAGAAGTTTAAAGAGCTGACTCAAAAAGTAACAGATTCATCTGTTCACTGCCAGGCTCTGGAG GAGAAAAATCAGGATCTCCACTGCTCAGTTTTGGAGCTGTCAGTTAAAACAGGCCAACTGCAAGCAAGAGAACAGGAGCTCCTCACTATGCTTAGGCTGAAG GACAATGCTTTAATTGAAACAACTGATCACATTAATGAGTTTACGCGCAAATTAAAAAAGCTGGAGAGTGCATTGCGTGCAGTGAAGTCAGAGGATTTCTGTCTcaacagagaacagaaagagCTCAGACTGACACTGAAAGAGCTAATGCTTCAAACAAATAAGCTGAAAG ATGTCCTCTCTGAAAAGATGGAGGAGAACAGCAAGCAGCATGAAGAAATCCTTCACCTGAAACATGAAAATGGCTGCTTGAAGAGTGAGCTGGCACTGGCAG TGGAGAAAGCCGAGAGGAAAGATGAACTTTATCTGTTTGCCAAGTCTAAACAAGCGCGGATTGAAAAGGAGTTATCCAGTTTGCGAGAG ATCATTTCAAAACAGAGTGACTTACAGCTCCCTTATGGCAACTCAGAGAGCCCTCAGGCCTCAAGGCAAAAGCATGAAAAGATGGCAAGCAGAAGGag tGAAGAAAACACGGGTGTGAGTTTCTACCACTTGGATTCTCCCCGTTTGACAACTGCCCAGGAGAGCAACACATCTCAGAGATCTGTGGAATTCACTGGTGAAGACTCCCCTCTGCACATCAGTGACCTGGCAGTGACTAAGCCAACAAACAGATGCTGCAGTGCTGCCGTGGACACA
- the DENR gene encoding density-regulated protein, with translation MATDVAEPVVPDCRGDGRSGARSDADYPLRVLYCGVCSLPTEYCEYMPDVTKCRQWLEKNFPDEFAKLTVENSPKQEAGVGEGQGNVGGEEEEKKKQKRGGRGQIKQKKKTVPQKVTIAKIPRAKKKYVTRVCGLATFEIDLKEAQRFFAQKFSCGASVTGEDEIIIQGDFTDDIIDVIQEKWPEVDDDSIEDLGEVKK, from the exons ATGGCCACGGATGTCGCCGAGCCCGTGGTCCCTGACTGCAGAGGGGACGGGAGGAGCGGTGCCAGGTCAGACGCCGACTACCCCCTCCGGGTCCTCTACTGCGGAG TCTGTTCGTTGCCAACAGAG TACTGTGAATACATGCCTGATGTGACTAAATGCAGACAATGGTTAGAAAAGAATTTTCCAGATGAGTTTGCAAAACTTACAGTAG AAAATTCACCTAAACAAGAAGCTGGGGTTGGAGAAGGCCAAGGAAAtgtgggaggagaagaagaagagaagaagaagcaAAAGAGAG GTGGAAGAGGtcagataaaacagaaaaagaagactGTACCACAGAAAGTCACGATAGCTAAAATtcccagagcaaagaaaaaatacgTCACAAGAGTGTGTGGCCTGGCAACGTTTG AAATCGATCTTAAGGAAGCACAAAGGTTCTTTGCTCAGAAATTTTCCTGCGGTGCCTCAGTAACAGGAGAAGATGAAATCATCATTCAGGGGGATTTTACAGATGACATTATTGATGTAATCCAGGAGAAGTGGCCTGAG GTGGATGATGACAGCATCGAAGACCTTGGAGAAGTCAAGAAGTGA